From Leptolyngbya iicbica LK, a single genomic window includes:
- a CDS encoding glycosyltransferase produces the protein MISVVLPCVNELRHGYLPKIIENLQAQQGDQELIAVVSASSDETLAVLQAAPHFRVIESEATNRAQRLNVGIQASQGEVVLLHHPATLLPPETALRQVAQAFQDPTVMWSGFRHQFDLSHWLLRYTSWYSSVVRPRWGQILYLDHCVAVRRSLLQTIGGVPDLDIFEDTVLSQRLKEYGPPKILPGTVVTSARRYRDRGVLRQALMNQSLKVMYHLQLDPRWMNRLYERKAQINVTYADDEIRPKSK, from the coding sequence GTGATTTCTGTTGTCTTGCCCTGTGTCAATGAATTGCGCCACGGCTATTTGCCCAAAATTATTGAGAATTTACAGGCCCAGCAGGGCGATCAGGAACTCATTGCGGTTGTGAGTGCCAGCTCGGATGAAACGTTAGCCGTCTTGCAAGCTGCTCCCCATTTCCGGGTAATTGAGTCCGAGGCCACGAATCGCGCGCAACGGCTAAATGTCGGCATCCAGGCCAGTCAGGGAGAGGTGGTGCTGCTACACCATCCCGCGACGCTGCTACCGCCAGAAACGGCTCTGCGACAAGTCGCTCAGGCTTTTCAAGATCCAACGGTCATGTGGAGCGGCTTTCGTCACCAGTTTGACCTGAGCCACTGGCTGTTGCGCTACACGTCCTGGTATTCCTCGGTGGTGCGGCCTCGCTGGGGGCAGATTTTGTATTTGGATCATTGTGTGGCGGTGCGGCGATCGCTCCTGCAAACCATCGGCGGTGTGCCCGATCTCGACATTTTTGAAGACACGGTGCTGAGCCAGCGACTAAAGGAATATGGCCCACCGAAAATCTTGCCCGGTACGGTGGTGACCTCCGCGCGGCGATATCGCGATCGCGGCGTGCTTCGCCAAGCTCTGATGAATCAATCTCTCAAGGTGATGTACCACCTCCAGCTCGATCCCCGCTGGATGAATCGCCTGTACGAGCGCAAAGCCCAAATCAACGTCACTTACGCCGATGATGAAATTAGACCCAAATCTAAATAA
- the pgl gene encoding 6-phosphogluconolactonase, whose product MTTAQIEIYPDRPALVARSLELVQDRIQTAVAEHGRCAIALAGGSTPKPLYEGLAKLDLPWANLHIFWGDERYVPVDHPDSNAGMAKAAWLDHVAIPPTQIHIMPTHFEQPEAAASAHETLLKDVLGYQPTFDIVLLGMGDDGHTLSLFPHTEAVTVSDRLVTVGNKDGEPRITLTATVVNQSRCVMFLVSGSNKQPALKAVFSDDADDLEFPSRTIRPEGELWWLLDAAAGAAVKTLPNVREA is encoded by the coding sequence ATGACTACTGCACAGATTGAAATTTATCCCGATCGCCCCGCTTTGGTGGCGCGATCGCTGGAATTGGTGCAAGACCGCATCCAAACCGCCGTCGCGGAACATGGCCGCTGTGCGATCGCCCTGGCTGGCGGCAGCACGCCCAAGCCGCTCTACGAAGGGCTTGCCAAACTCGATCTGCCCTGGGCCAACCTCCACATCTTTTGGGGCGATGAGCGCTACGTCCCGGTCGATCATCCTGATAGCAACGCGGGCATGGCCAAAGCCGCCTGGTTGGATCACGTCGCCATTCCGCCGACGCAGATCCACATCATGCCGACGCATTTTGAACAGCCCGAGGCTGCCGCTAGCGCTCATGAAACCTTGCTGAAGGACGTGTTGGGCTATCAGCCTACCTTCGATATCGTGCTGCTGGGCATGGGCGACGATGGGCACACGCTGTCACTGTTTCCCCATACCGAGGCGGTGACCGTGAGCGATCGCCTCGTCACCGTGGGCAACAAAGACGGTGAACCCCGCATTACCCTCACAGCGACCGTGGTCAACCAAAGCCGTTGTGTGATGTTCCTCGTGTCTGGCAGCAATAAGCAACCCGCCTTAAAGGCCGTCTTTTCTGACGATGCCGATGATCTGGAATTTCCCTCGCGCACCATTCGTCCCGAGGGTGAACTTTGGTGGCTCCTGGATGCAGCGGCGGGCGCGGCTGTCAAAACCCTGCCAAACGTTCGCGAGGCTTAG
- a CDS encoding peroxiredoxin, giving the protein MTLQLGDTVPNFTQQSSEGEITFYDWAGDSWVVFFSHPADYTPVCTTELGEVAKLKGEFAKRNAKVIALSVDDVDSHKGWIGDIDETQGTAVNYPIIADADNKVSNLYGMIHPNADAKVTVRTVFVIDPNRKLRLTITYPPSTGRNFQEILRVIDSLQLTDNYSVATPVNWKDGEDVVVSPKISTEDAKQKFPKGVTEIKPYLRMTPQPNK; this is encoded by the coding sequence ATGACGCTGCAATTAGGCGATACCGTACCTAATTTCACTCAACAATCTTCCGAGGGTGAAATCACGTTTTACGACTGGGCTGGTGATAGCTGGGTCGTCTTCTTTTCCCACCCCGCTGACTACACTCCGGTTTGCACCACAGAACTGGGTGAAGTCGCTAAGCTCAAAGGCGAATTTGCCAAGCGCAATGCCAAAGTGATCGCCCTGAGTGTGGACGACGTTGATTCCCACAAGGGTTGGATTGGCGATATTGACGAAACCCAAGGCACCGCTGTTAACTACCCCATCATTGCGGATGCCGATAACAAGGTTTCTAACCTGTACGGCATGATTCACCCCAATGCCGATGCCAAGGTCACCGTGCGCACCGTCTTCGTGATTGACCCGAACCGTAAGCTGCGGTTGACCATCACCTATCCCCCCAGCACGGGCCGCAACTTCCAGGAAATTCTGCGCGTCATCGATTCTTTGCAGTTGACGGATAACTACAGCGTGGCAACTCCGGTGAACTGGAAGGATGGCGAAGATGTCGTCGTTTCTCCCAAGATTTCCACCGAAGATGCGAAGCAGAAGTTTCCCAAGGGCGTTACTGAAATCAAGCCCTACCTGCGCATGACTCCGCAGCCCAACAAGTAA
- a CDS encoding glycoside hydrolase family 15 protein, with protein sequence MGSATSSLVTLTDQLNEYYGQVKQLILARQHPVSGLLPASTAITTHGNYTDAWVRDNVYSILAVWGLALAYRKIDENQGRTYELQQSVTKLMRGLLFAMMQQAAKVEKFKDAQDPLESLHAKYDTATGSTVVGDDEWGHLQIDATSVFLLMLAQMTASGLQIIFTLDEVSFIQNLVYYVARAYRTPDYGIWERGNKLNHGKPELNASSVGMAKAALEAMDGLNLFGVQGGQASVVHVLPDEMSRARLTLESLLPRESGSKEVDAAVLSIIGYPAFAIEDADLVDRTRTKIIDKLQGNYGCKRFLRDGHQTVIEDTTRLHYESAELQQFEHIECEWPLFFTYLYLDGLFRNDAKAVDFYRQRLEAIAVPQDGLQLLPELYYVPEEAIAAEREKPGSQTRLPNENVPLIWAQSLYLLGQLLENRLITPGDIDPLGRHAQVGRKRQSIVQIALIAENEALQETLADYGIETQVPEQVEPVKIYPSGELSAIYAQIGINEKLGLSGRPIRRLRGLTTAQVFRIRGETAVFLPSFLDPQKFYITLDYHFLVAQIRSELSYIHYHWKAIGRPTITLLLTYDMFELGHRPIHESPLLALIQELKTGRCGGVPVVLGPLNQLLLTAGSERVDDVGVYAFHPPTLRDRVHRSAYLAMVPEETVPLDVWHLFRIERETDAGHLVNNLQRSTNLYEQVELLARLQALEGLDFDTGIDPDGPMTVGDLLEEVYVKAGRQEIWVIVRRAAGLLNKMDVNLSDAVTELLVRQKYVTVGKAYSDDSLIRDPMPHSEIMEKIITFCREDERDRALTQEIIVYLSVLIKSERELFDGLLTLRVGYLILLLTGEMAREHYIPRDEAYDRLTALSPYEVKMRLRQVLAGYSGINRTLFQQESLHIKTSSPVTWSVVPEQFEATSEMSVEDWWRKRQIDGELTRLPEEFYLKVWELLHHCRGVIIGNKLDRRNRIDSESVISEMTPGEANFARRLDHLLTKIHAPEYRHLTIESLRELAAIFEGNPDLQFDDYIALDVLIGHAVRIAWVEDRPDRAGQYDAQKEAAWSAFYGRSPKDCAIYTSKALQFLVEIAEAEAAETAAREAAEAAEAEAAEIS encoded by the coding sequence ATGGGCTCTGCAACGTCATCTTTGGTTACCCTCACCGACCAACTGAATGAATATTACGGTCAAGTCAAACAGCTGATCTTGGCGCGACAGCATCCTGTCAGTGGGCTGCTACCCGCGAGCACCGCCATCACCACCCACGGCAACTACACCGACGCCTGGGTGCGCGACAACGTGTACAGCATTCTCGCGGTGTGGGGCTTGGCGCTGGCCTACCGCAAGATTGATGAAAATCAGGGGCGCACCTATGAGCTGCAGCAAAGTGTGACCAAACTGATGCGGGGCCTGCTGTTTGCCATGATGCAGCAGGCCGCTAAGGTCGAGAAGTTCAAAGATGCCCAAGATCCCTTGGAGTCGCTGCACGCCAAATACGACACGGCGACCGGCAGCACGGTGGTGGGCGATGACGAGTGGGGGCATTTGCAGATTGATGCCACCTCGGTGTTCTTGCTCATGCTGGCGCAGATGACCGCTTCAGGCTTACAAATCATTTTCACGCTGGATGAGGTGAGCTTCATTCAAAACCTGGTGTACTACGTGGCGCGGGCCTACCGCACCCCCGACTACGGCATTTGGGAGCGGGGCAACAAGCTGAACCACGGCAAGCCAGAACTCAATGCCAGTTCAGTCGGCATGGCCAAGGCGGCACTAGAGGCGATGGATGGTCTGAACCTGTTTGGCGTGCAGGGGGGGCAGGCGTCGGTGGTGCATGTGTTGCCGGATGAAATGTCGCGGGCGCGGCTGACGTTGGAATCCCTCTTGCCCCGCGAATCAGGCTCGAAGGAAGTAGATGCGGCGGTGCTGAGCATTATTGGCTATCCGGCATTTGCGATTGAGGATGCAGATTTGGTCGATCGCACCCGCACCAAAATCATCGACAAGCTGCAAGGCAATTACGGGTGCAAGCGTTTTTTGCGCGATGGTCACCAGACGGTGATTGAAGACACCACTCGCCTGCACTACGAATCGGCCGAGCTGCAACAGTTTGAGCATATCGAATGTGAGTGGCCCCTCTTTTTCACCTATCTCTATTTGGATGGGCTGTTTCGCAATGATGCGAAAGCGGTGGACTTTTATCGGCAACGGCTAGAGGCGATAGCGGTGCCCCAAGATGGCCTGCAACTCTTGCCCGAGCTGTATTACGTGCCGGAGGAGGCGATCGCGGCAGAGCGTGAAAAGCCGGGGAGTCAGACCCGGTTGCCGAACGAGAATGTGCCCCTGATTTGGGCGCAGAGCCTTTATTTGTTGGGTCAACTGCTTGAAAACCGATTGATCACCCCCGGCGATATCGATCCCCTGGGGCGTCACGCCCAGGTGGGTCGCAAACGGCAGTCCATCGTCCAAATTGCGCTGATTGCGGAAAATGAAGCCCTGCAAGAGACGCTGGCCGATTACGGCATCGAGACCCAGGTGCCCGAACAGGTCGAGCCCGTCAAAATTTATCCGTCGGGTGAGCTGTCCGCGATTTATGCCCAAATCGGCATTAACGAAAAATTGGGCCTTTCGGGACGTCCGATTCGGCGACTGCGGGGACTGACCACTGCCCAAGTGTTCCGCATTCGCGGCGAAACAGCGGTCTTTTTGCCGTCCTTTCTCGACCCGCAAAAGTTTTACATCACCCTGGACTATCACTTTTTGGTAGCCCAAATTCGCAGCGAGCTGTCCTACATTCACTATCACTGGAAGGCGATCGGCCGACCGACCATCACCCTCTTGCTGACCTACGACATGTTCGAGTTGGGACATCGGCCGATTCATGAGTCGCCTTTGCTCGCCCTCATTCAAGAGCTCAAAACGGGACGTTGTGGGGGCGTACCGGTGGTGTTGGGGCCACTCAACCAACTCTTGCTCACGGCGGGCTCCGAACGGGTGGATGATGTGGGGGTTTATGCCTTCCATCCGCCGACCCTGCGCGATCGCGTTCACCGCTCGGCTTACCTGGCGATGGTGCCTGAAGAGACGGTTCCGCTAGATGTGTGGCACCTGTTTCGCATTGAGCGGGAGACGGATGCGGGGCATCTGGTCAACAATTTGCAGCGATCGACCAACCTGTACGAGCAGGTGGAGCTGCTGGCGCGACTGCAGGCACTAGAAGGGCTCGATTTTGACACAGGCATTGATCCAGACGGCCCGATGACAGTCGGTGACCTGCTCGAAGAAGTCTACGTCAAAGCGGGACGGCAGGAAATTTGGGTGATCGTGCGCCGCGCCGCCGGACTCCTGAACAAGATGGATGTGAATTTGTCGGATGCGGTCACCGAGCTGTTAGTGCGCCAAAAGTACGTCACGGTGGGCAAGGCCTACTCCGATGACTCGCTGATTCGCGACCCCATGCCCCACTCAGAAATCATGGAGAAAATCATCACGTTTTGTCGAGAAGACGAACGCGATCGCGCCCTCACCCAAGAAATCATCGTCTACCTGAGCGTCCTGATCAAATCCGAGCGCGAACTGTTTGACGGCCTGCTGACGCTGCGGGTGGGCTATTTGATTCTCTTGCTGACGGGTGAAATGGCCCGCGAGCATTACATTCCCCGCGACGAAGCCTACGATCGCCTCACCGCCCTCAGCCCCTATGAAGTCAAAATGCGGCTGCGCCAGGTATTGGCGGGCTACAGCGGCATCAATCGCACCCTCTTTCAACAAGAATCCCTGCACATCAAAACCTCGTCTCCGGTCACCTGGAGCGTGGTGCCGGAGCAATTTGAAGCCACGAGTGAAATGTCAGTGGAAGACTGGTGGCGCAAGCGACAAATCGATGGAGAGCTGACTCGCCTGCCGGAAGAGTTTTACCTCAAAGTGTGGGAGCTGCTGCATCACTGCCGGGGCGTCATTATTGGCAACAAGCTCGATCGCCGCAACCGCATTGATAGCGAATCGGTAATTTCGGAAATGACGCCGGGAGAGGCCAACTTCGCCCGCCGCCTGGATCACTTGCTCACCAAAATCCACGCGCCGGAATATCGCCACCTCACCATCGAGTCCCTGCGGGAACTGGCGGCGATTTTTGAAGGCAATCCCGATCTCCAGTTTGATGATTACATCGCCCTGGATGTGCTGATCGGTCACGCTGTCCGCATTGCCTGGGTCGAAGATCGGCCCGATCGCGCTGGCCAATATGATGCACAGAAAGAGGCCGCGTGGTCGGCGTTTTATGGGCGATCGCCCAAAGACTGCGCTATTTACACGTCCAAGGCGCTCCAATTCTTGGTGGAAATCGCCGAGGCCGAAGCCGCCGAAACCGCTGCCCGCGAAGCCGCCGAGGCTGCCGAAGCAGAAGCTGCCGAAATCAGTTGA
- a CDS encoding DUF3368 domain-containing protein — protein sequence MAAWDLGPGESHVLSWAICHPTYEAILDDRAARKAAKSLQVNVRGTLSIVLLAKQAGYITSASTEISKLVESGFRVSTEVLTKVLELAEE from the coding sequence GTGGCCGCTTGGGATTTAGGACCTGGAGAGAGCCACGTTCTCTCTTGGGCAATTTGCCATCCGACCTATGAAGCCATCTTGGACGATCGCGCCGCTCGCAAAGCTGCAAAAAGCCTGCAAGTTAACGTTCGCGGCACGTTGAGTATCGTTTTGTTAGCCAAGCAAGCGGGCTATATCACCTCTGCCAGCACTGAAATCTCAAAACTGGTCGAATCTGGTTTTCGCGTCAGCACAGAGGTGTTAACAAAAGTGCTAGAACTGGCTGAAGAATAG
- a CDS encoding UPF0175 family protein produces MIQIQLNLPESAFSALRSTPDEFGQELLIAAVVKWYEMGMISQSKAAEIAGISRQAFLTALNRFEVSPFQTTPEELEEELNRG; encoded by the coding sequence ATGATTCAAATTCAACTGAACTTACCCGAAAGTGCCTTCTCTGCCTTACGCAGCACGCCCGATGAGTTTGGACAAGAGCTGCTGATTGCTGCTGTGGTGAAATGGTACGAGATGGGCATGATCTCGCAATCGAAGGCAGCAGAGATTGCAGGCATCAGTCGGCAAGCCTTCCTGACAGCCCTCAATCGCTTTGAAGTTTCTCCGTTTCAGACCACGCCCGAAGAACTGGAGGAAGAACTGAATCGTGGTTAG